Part of the Candidatus Zixiibacteriota bacterium genome, CGACAGCGTCTCCTCTCTTCGCCAGGGATTTTTCACCGCGGGGGCCTCGGTGTTCTGCGGCTGGACAAAGACCGTGACGGATGGACCGGCCAACAAGGCCGCCGAGTTCTTGTTTGACCGCATGCTGGGCGCCAACGCCTCGACGCTGAGTCCGAAGGAATCGCCGCCTCAGCGACCCTTCGTTGTCGATATGCTCTGGACCGACATGCAAAACCGCGGCTTTGACCACGATCCGACAACTAATGCCAGACTCCGGGTCCGGCGCCTGCAAAATCATTTCGGTCTGCTGGCTCCGAGCATCCGTTACATGTTTGTTCTCGAACATACTGACACTCTGTTCATAACGGGTATGTTCGGCAGCGACCCGGGATCGAAGGGGCGCGTTATTGTGGGCGGGACGGAACTCCCCATTCTCAGCTGGCAGCCGGAAATGATTGCCACCTTTATTCCCAATACTGGAGCCGGCTCGGCCGGACCGGTGACGGTCGAGGTGGACGGTCTCACGGGACCATCGTATAGTATCAAGCGTAAGAGTAATGTCGTGAATCTGACCGAGTGGCGCGGCCCGTTCACATTCACGGAGCGCGACGCGGGCAGTCTTACCAGCACGATCGTGATCAATGCCCATCTGCGAGCGGACATTCATCCTTTTCGCGAAATGCCGCACATTGCCCCGACGTATTATTCCGTTATTTTTCCCGCAGCCGATGATTCATACGGGGCGGTAGAGGCGAGTGGCGATTTTTCCTACACCTGGCCTGATTCCGACCCTCCCAGCACCGACACCTGGAGCTGGGCGGGATCGGATTTCGTCAAAAGTCCATGGGACCCATATCCAAACCAGTTCTTGTTGTCCGGCCATGTGGTGGCGGCTACGCATAAGTTTGAGATGATGTTCGCAGCCGCGGCTTACAGCGGCATCTTCGAGACCCTGGTGAATAGCCAGGCCGGTCTCCAATATACGATTCCCATTTCGACCGGTACCACGGCCGAGGTCATGCAGCTCTACGACAGCTATCCGTATATATATGTCGATATGAGCAACGCCTGGGATATCCTGGCCGGCCAGCGCACCACACACACCTGCTGTTCGCACGACCCCGACAATACCGAGGGACTTGAAGACATGACACACACCCTCTCCTGGTCGACAATTCAATCGTACTTCCCGCCGGACACAACGGCAGCCCAATGAAGCGGTCACTTTCGGAGCGGGGAGTTTTCATAAGATCGTTCGTGAAGGGGTTTCAGCCGACGGCAAGGATGTGACCATCCGTGGGCGGCAGACATCCCGGTCTGCCCCTTGTTGAGATCGTAGGGCGGGTCTGCTTCAAACCCGCCGATGCACGGCTGTCGAAACCTTGCCACGGCGAGCAGGCGCAGGGGTTTCGACCTACCAGACTGTCCGTCACCCTGAGCTGCGTCTGCCCTGAGCATGTCGATGGGTCGAAGGGTGCGGTCTTATTCGCTCATGCGGTTCAGTAATAATGTGACAGTGTCCGCACAATCTCACCCCACCGCAAGCGGCCGGGGCGCCGGGACTATGGCGGGGAATCTACCGTATCTATACATCTCTTCGTGATAAGTGCCACACTGATGTTAGTGGTACCCTAAGCCCCACTCAAAAACCTTTACATTCCTGCCGATGGGGAATAAATTAGTCGGCTTTAGTCGAAAGCAGACCGAATGAAATTCGACCCGCTAAAAGACAATTTCAGCCTCCCAGCGGCCGAGGAGAAAATCCTCGCCTTTTGGGACGAACACCAGGTGTTCGCCCGGGCCAAAAAGGTGGCCGAGAACAGGCCGGAGTTTGTCTTTTACGAGGGCCCCCCCACCGCCAACGGCAAACCGGGGATTCACCATGTCATCTCGCGCACGGTCAAGGACCTGGTCTGCCGGTACAAGGCGATGCAGGGCTTCCGGGTCGACCGCAAAGCGGGCTGGGACACCCACGGCCTTCCGGTCGAAATCGAGGTCGAAAAGCAGCTCGGCTTTGTCAACAAGGCTCAGGTGATCGAATACGGGATCGCGCAGTTCAACCAGAAATGCCGCGAATCGGTGTTTCGATATCTCGAAGACTGGAACCGGATTACCCACCGGATCGGGTACTGGCTCGATCTCGACGACGCCTATATCACACTCAAAAACGAGTATATCGAATCCGTTTGGCACATCCTCAAGAACCTGTACGATCGCGGACTGATTTACCAGGGGCACAAGACAGTCCCGTTCTGCCCGCGCTGCGGGACGGCGATTTCGTCGCACGAGGTCGCCCAGGGGTACGAACTGGTCAAGGACCCGTCGCTGTTTGTGAAGATGAAAGCTGCCGATGGGGATTTCAGCTACTTAGTCTGGACTACCACCCCCTGGACACTGCCGTCGAACGCCGCCCTCTGCATGAAAGCGGACGCCGACTATGTGACGGTGCGGCATCAGGGCGAGAAGCTGGTCATGGCCGAGGCGCTCGTCATGCGGGTGCTCGGGCCGGAAGTGGAGATACTGGCGCGGCACAAGGGGGCGGGTTTTGTCAAACGGCGGTATATCCCCCTGTTTGATTTCTATAAGGAGCAGAGCGACAAGGCGTTCTATGTCATCACCGGGGAGTTTGTCACGCTCGATGACGGCACCGGCATTGTCCATATCGCTCCCGGATTCGGCGCCGATGACTACGAAATCGGCCAGAAATACGGTCTCCCGGTGCTGCAGGCGATCGAGGCCAACGGCCTTTTCAAAGCCGAGGCGGGGAAGTACGCGGGCATGTTTGTCAAAGACGCCGATCCGGTGATCACGGATGACCTGAAAAAAGCCGGTAAGCTCTACAAGAAGGAGCTGTACGAGCACAACTACCCGTTCTGCTGGCGGTGTGACTCGCCGCTGATTTATATCGCCCGCGAGTCCTGGTATATCCGGACGACCCAGTTCAAAGAGCAGTTGATCAAGAATAACAACGCCATTAGCTGGGTGCCGGACGAAATCCGAACCGGCCGGATGCTCGATTGGCTGGAGAATAATGTCGATTGGGCACTTTCGCGCGAGCGGTTCTGGGGGACACCGTTGCCGATCTGGGTGTGTGATAGCGCCAAGTGCGGCAAGATGCGAGCGGTTGGCTCAATCGCACAGCTCAAGGAAGAAGCGGTCGCCTGCCCGGACGATATCGAACTGCATCGGCCGATGATCGACGAGATCAAGCTCGAGTGCGAGTGCGGTGGGAGCATGACCCGGGTGCCGGAGCTTATCGATGTCTGGTTTGATTCCGGCGCGATGCCGTATGCCCAGTGGCACTATCCCTTTGAAAACAAAGAGGTATTCGAACGGAAATACCCGGCCGATTTCATTTCCGAGGCGGTCGACCAGACCCGGGGCTGGTTCTATTCGCTCCTGGCGATTTCGACCATGCTTTTCGATAAGGCCCCGTTCAAGAATGTGGTCGTGCTCGAGTTTGTGCTGGACAAAGAAGGCAAGAAGATGTCCAAGCACAAGGGGAACGTGGTCGATCCGTTTGAGGCGATCGCCAAGTACGGCGCCGACCCGCTGCGCTGGTATTTGGTGTCGAATTCCAGCCTTTGGGTGCCGACACGCTTTGATTTCGACGGCTTGCAGGAAGTAATCCGCAAGCATTACGACACCCTGCGCAATACGTATAGTTTCTTCGCAATCTACGCCAATATCGACAACGTCCTCGAACGCGCCCACCAGGCCGGACAGACAGTCGAGCAGTTTCTCGAGTCAAAGGCCGGCGAGCCGGAGATGTTCGACCGCTGGATTATCTCGCGCTACCATTCGCTGGTCAAGGATACGGTCGCCAGTCTCGACGCCTACGAGCTCACTCGCCCCGTGCGGGCGATCCAGAATTTCGTGGTGGAAGAACTCTCCAACTGGTATGTCCGCAATAACCGGAGACGGTTCTGGGCGGAGGCCGATGACCCGTCGAAAATGCGCGCTTACCTCACGCTATACCGGGTGCTCGAGGGTATCTGCCGGCTTTCCGCGCCGATCAGCCCGATGGTTTCGGAACTGCTCTGGACCGAACTGACCGGGGAGAGACGCGCCGAAATCGGGCTGGCGCTCTCGGTCCACATGGCCCAATACCCGAAAGGGGATGAATCGCTGATCGACCGGGAGTTGGAAGATTCCATGGGCATGGTCGAGAAGCTGGTACAGCTTGGGCGGGCGGCCCGCACGCGCAAAAACCTGAAAGTGCGCCAGCCGCTGGCAAAGATGATGGTCTCCCTGCCGGGCAAGAATGCGTTTGAGAAGCTGGCCCCGTATCTGGGAATAATCCGCGACGAGCTCAACGTC contains:
- the ileS gene encoding isoleucine--tRNA ligase is translated as MKFDPLKDNFSLPAAEEKILAFWDEHQVFARAKKVAENRPEFVFYEGPPTANGKPGIHHVISRTVKDLVCRYKAMQGFRVDRKAGWDTHGLPVEIEVEKQLGFVNKAQVIEYGIAQFNQKCRESVFRYLEDWNRITHRIGYWLDLDDAYITLKNEYIESVWHILKNLYDRGLIYQGHKTVPFCPRCGTAISSHEVAQGYELVKDPSLFVKMKAADGDFSYLVWTTTPWTLPSNAALCMKADADYVTVRHQGEKLVMAEALVMRVLGPEVEILARHKGAGFVKRRYIPLFDFYKEQSDKAFYVITGEFVTLDDGTGIVHIAPGFGADDYEIGQKYGLPVLQAIEANGLFKAEAGKYAGMFVKDADPVITDDLKKAGKLYKKELYEHNYPFCWRCDSPLIYIARESWYIRTTQFKEQLIKNNNAISWVPDEIRTGRMLDWLENNVDWALSRERFWGTPLPIWVCDSAKCGKMRAVGSIAQLKEEAVACPDDIELHRPMIDEIKLECECGGSMTRVPELIDVWFDSGAMPYAQWHYPFENKEVFERKYPADFISEAVDQTRGWFYSLLAISTMLFDKAPFKNVVVLEFVLDKEGKKMSKHKGNVVDPFEAIAKYGADPLRWYLVSNSSLWVPTRFDFDGLQEVIRKHYDTLRNTYSFFAIYANIDNVLERAHQAGQTVEQFLESKAGEPEMFDRWIISRYHSLVKDTVASLDAYELTRPVRAIQNFVVEELSNWYVRNNRRRFWAEADDPSKMRAYLTLYRVLEGICRLSAPISPMVSELLWTELTGERRAEIGLALSVHMAQYPKGDESLIDRELEDSMGMVEKLVQLGRAARTRKNLKVRQPLAKMMVSLPGKNAFEKLAPYLGIIRDELNVKEVVAADNLDEYISYSAKLNFKTAGPMLGADVKTAAAYVAGLASGQVNEFATTGTLQIESLPSKPTLTAEHIEVIRTEKQDMAVEADGGVVVALDTKIDDALRDEGFAREIVNKVQNMRKTSGFEVTDNILIRMSASERLRRAADRHGRFIQRETLAHSLEFVPGANLTKATEWDINGEKAAIEVVRL